CACCTCCCCGCTTGCTTTCCACCACATATCCTTTTTCAACGGTAAAGCGGGTTTTGATCACATAATTGATTTGGGAGGGGACGCATTGAAACTTGTCGGCCAGTTCACTCCGTTGAATCTCAATATACCCCTTTTTACTATTGTCTAAAATGCTTTTTAAATAATGCTCAATAATGTCAGAGATGTTTTTCATGGTGCCTGGTCAACCTCCAAACCGGATCACCTGAGGTGAATCAACCCTCACCCTCCAGTTGCCATGAAAAGAATGGCCAAAGGTTTTGACTTTGACTATCTTTGACTTTACTTAAATTATACGCAATAATGTGCCATAATGCAAGTCTGTTCGTAAAAAATTTTTCCCGCTCTTAGTGTCGTTCAAACATCGAGATTTATGTGCGGCATATAGTTTGCTGCTCAGTACCCATAGCTTCCTAGTTTGTCATACAATAAGGGCTGCCCCCATTTCACCGGGGTCAGCCTTTTTTCAATGCTTTTTGTTTTAACTTACCTCCGACAGAAGTCTCCCACTTCTAAGCGAAGCGAAAGTGGGAGATGAATGTCGGTTTGATGTAGCCTTAATATGATGAGTGTGGTAAAATAAAATCAAACAAACGTTCGTATTGTGGTCGAGTGAAGGTGTCTCTATCGCTTTCCGAACGTCTATTTCGTTGTGAATGCGGTTTTGTGGCAGACAGAGACACCAACGCCGCCATAAATATCAAAAAGGAAGGTCTGAAACAGTTAGGGACTGCCTGACTGGATCTCGAACCGTGGGGCACACGGGGATCGCTCGGTCAATTTTCCTTCGTTAGAAGGGATTACCCGAGAAGCCCCCACCTCTAAGCGTTAGCGTAGGTGGTGGGAGTATGTCACGGCCCTATTTATCTATGCTCACTTCTCTGACACCCTCCAAACTGCGCAGCTGGTCAACCAAAATGGCCATGGAAACAGTATTGGGGATCCGAATGCTCAGTACCAGGCGGACCGTATCAGGGTCTGTCTGGCTGGCCTCCTCAATGGACAACTTGCGGATATTCACATTTTGCTCCCCAAGCTTAGTGCAAATTTCTCCTAACTTGCCTGGCTGATCCTCCACTTTAAGCACCAGACGGTGAAAATAACTTTTGTGCAGCACAGCCGATTCAAAACGGTTGAGCACAACCAGGCTCAACAGAACCAGCCCTGTGGACAAAATAGCGCCAAAGTAGAAGCCGGCTCCTAAGGCCAGCCCAATGCCGGCGACAACCCACAGGGAGGCCGCTGTGGTTAACCCCCGGATGGCAAAGCCGTGTACCAAGATTGTTCCGGCTCCCAAAAAACCGATGCCGCTCACCACCTGGGCAGCCAGCCGGGCGGGATCCGCCACCACATAGCCGTACTGGCTCCGCTCTTTAATATATTCCTCAAAACCATAAATGGAGATGAGCATAATCAAGGCAGAGCCCACACAAACCAAAATATGAGTGCGAAAACCAGCCGGGCGGTTGCTTTGCTCCCTCTCCAAACCCACCAAACCACCAAGTAAGGTGGCCAGCAATAAACGCAAGGTAATTTCTAAATAATGGGCATCCTGAATCCACATCCACCACTTATGAAAAATTTCCATTCCACAGTCCCTCCTCCACTCATTCCAATAAGAAAAAAGGGTTTGGTTAAAAGTTATGATTTACTATACCATAATTATTTCCGAGAAGGGAGCCAATCCCGGCATGCTTATCCATCTTGTCTCATATACATGAAGACAAGCAAAGGATGTGATAAGCATGGGAGTCCGCCTTCCATCGCTGTGGCAGGGGTTCTAAACGGCCTGTAGTTCGGCTTGTTCTTCGCCGGCCTCCATTTCTATTCCCTGTGGTTTGCTGAACAAGACGGATTGACCTGGGTGAGTTTAATTGAGTTTAAAAGGGCAATACAAATGAATAAAACAGCGGTTGGCTGAAACAGTAAAAACCGGCCAAAAAGGCCGGTAGCAAAAATGTTGCCGCTTAGGAAAGTGCCAGCATACGGTCCAGGGCCAGCTTAGCCGGTCCCGCCACCTCTTCCGGCACCCGGATAGTATTGACAATCTCTCCACTGTGTATGCTTTCCAAGGCCCACAAAAGATGAGGCAGGTCGATCCGGTTCATCGTTAAACAGGGACAGATCATATCATTCAGCAAGCGGATGGTCTGCTCAGGATGGTTTTGGGC
This genomic interval from Caldalkalibacillus thermarum contains the following:
- a CDS encoding zinc ribbon domain-containing protein, producing the protein MKSNKRSYCGRVKVSLSLSERLFRCECGFVADRDTNAAINIKKEGLKQLGTA
- a CDS encoding MgtC/SapB family protein, whose amino-acid sequence is MEIFHKWWMWIQDAHYLEITLRLLLATLLGGLVGLEREQSNRPAGFRTHILVCVGSALIMLISIYGFEEYIKERSQYGYVVADPARLAAQVVSGIGFLGAGTILVHGFAIRGLTTAASLWVVAGIGLALGAGFYFGAILSTGLVLLSLVVLNRFESAVLHKSYFHRLVLKVEDQPGKLGEICTKLGEQNVNIRKLSIEEASQTDPDTVRLVLSIRIPNTVSMAILVDQLRSLEGVREVSIDK